A single genomic interval of Antarcticibacterium arcticum harbors:
- a CDS encoding ABC transporter ATP-binding protein produces MTYFRRILEFAKPYKRFAFLNIICNIFYALFSTLSFIALIPVIRILVNPEERTNEIPVWSGWMGAKDYYVDYFNYNVSQRVAEDEVSALVFICGIVVILFFLKNLFGYLADFFITFLRNGVLRDIRDALYKKILHLPIAYFSEKKKGDTISRITADVNEVQFSFLSILELIVREPLTILFTIIAMLLISPKLTIFVFIFLPVSGYLISLIGKKLKAQSHRAQEENGNFLSIVEETLSSLKIVKGFNVENQFEQKFKKSTNSLNSILNSLVNRQNLASPASEFLGIFVIVVILWFGGNMVLVEGTLDAATFIAFLALSYNILTPAKQISKASYSVKKGNAAAERILDVLSTPSNITDAPNAIDYKEFKNSVEIENINFRYEEDLVLKNFSLSVPKGTTVALVGQSGSGKSTIANLVTRFYDVNEGAIKIDGNDIRHITKRSLRDMLGLVTQDSILFNDTVKNNIALGKIDATEEEIIEALKVANAWEFVRNLPKGLETNIGDSGNKLSGGQKQRLSIARAVLKNPPIMILDEATSALDTESEKLVQLALENMMKNRTSIVIAHRLSTIQKADFIAVMHHGEIVEQGTHDYLLEKDGVYRKLVEMQSFE; encoded by the coding sequence ATGACCTATTTCAGAAGAATTCTTGAATTTGCAAAGCCCTACAAGCGCTTTGCATTCCTTAATATTATATGTAATATATTTTATGCCCTTTTTAGTACCCTTTCCTTTATTGCCCTTATCCCGGTTATAAGAATATTGGTAAATCCTGAAGAAAGGACAAATGAGATCCCGGTTTGGAGTGGCTGGATGGGTGCAAAAGATTATTATGTAGATTATTTTAATTACAACGTAAGCCAGAGGGTGGCTGAAGATGAAGTGTCGGCCCTTGTTTTTATTTGTGGGATCGTAGTAATCTTGTTCTTCCTGAAAAACCTGTTTGGGTACCTGGCAGATTTCTTTATAACTTTCTTGCGAAACGGGGTGCTACGCGACATTAGGGATGCGCTGTATAAAAAAATACTCCATTTGCCCATTGCATACTTTTCTGAAAAGAAAAAAGGAGATACCATTTCACGCATCACGGCCGATGTTAATGAGGTGCAGTTTTCTTTCCTTTCTATTTTAGAGCTTATTGTGAGAGAACCCCTCACGATATTATTTACCATTATCGCGATGTTGTTAATAAGCCCTAAACTCACCATTTTCGTGTTTATTTTCTTACCGGTTTCCGGTTATTTGATCTCACTTATAGGAAAAAAATTAAAAGCCCAATCCCACCGGGCGCAGGAGGAAAATGGCAATTTCCTTTCTATTGTTGAGGAAACCCTGTCCAGTTTAAAAATTGTAAAAGGGTTCAATGTTGAAAATCAATTTGAACAAAAATTTAAAAAATCAACCAACAGTCTAAATAGCATTTTAAACAGTTTGGTGAATCGCCAAAACCTGGCATCCCCTGCCAGTGAGTTCCTTGGAATCTTTGTAATTGTAGTGATCCTTTGGTTTGGAGGGAATATGGTTTTGGTTGAAGGTACACTGGACGCGGCAACATTTATTGCATTTCTGGCGTTGTCCTATAATATTTTAACACCCGCCAAACAAATTTCCAAGGCCTCGTATAGTGTAAAAAAAGGAAATGCCGCTGCAGAGCGAATTCTCGATGTCCTGTCCACGCCCTCAAATATTACAGATGCTCCCAATGCCATTGATTATAAGGAGTTTAAAAATTCAGTTGAAATTGAGAATATAAACTTCAGGTATGAAGAGGACCTGGTGCTTAAAAATTTTAGCCTGAGTGTGCCCAAGGGAACAACGGTTGCCTTAGTAGGCCAGTCTGGTAGTGGTAAATCTACCATAGCCAATTTGGTTACCCGTTTTTATGATGTTAATGAAGGAGCTATTAAGATAGATGGGAATGACATTAGGCATATTACCAAACGCTCCCTTCGCGATATGCTGGGATTGGTAACCCAGGATTCCATCCTATTTAATGACACCGTTAAAAACAACATAGCTCTTGGAAAAATTGATGCCACCGAGGAGGAGATTATAGAGGCTCTTAAAGTGGCCAACGCCTGGGAATTTGTGCGTAATCTTCCTAAGGGACTTGAAACCAATATTGGGGATAGTGGTAATAAATTGAGTGGTGGGCAAAAGCAACGTCTTTCCATTGCAAGGGCCGTGCTTAAGAATCCGCCGATTATGATCCTGGATGAAGCAACCTCTGCCCTGGATACTGAAAGTGAAAAACTGGTGCAACTGGCTCTTGAGAATATGATGAAAAACCGAACTTCCATTGTAATTGCCCACAGGCTTTCCACTATTCAAAAAGCCGATTTTATTGCCGTAATGCATCATGGAGAAATTGTAGAACAGGGTACTCATGATTATTTACTGGAAAAGGATGGCGTTTACAGAAAGCTTGTAGAAATGCAATCCTTTGAATAA
- a CDS encoding RNA polymerase sigma factor yields the protein MKTQEDILVQQLQDPHQSNDAFRQLVSQYKERLYWHVRNMVKDHDDTDDILQNTFIKIFRNIDKFKGDSKLYSWMYRIATNEAITFLNNKAKKLQVSSEEYQTSLIENIESDVYFEGDEIQLKLQRAIALLPQKQQQVFNMKYFQELKYREMADILETSEGALKASYHIAVKKIEEYLKGS from the coding sequence TTGAAGACTCAGGAAGATATTTTAGTACAGCAGTTACAGGATCCGCATCAATCAAATGATGCCTTCAGGCAACTGGTGTCACAATATAAGGAACGCCTCTACTGGCATGTGCGTAATATGGTCAAAGATCATGACGATACAGATGATATACTTCAGAATACCTTTATAAAGATCTTCAGGAACATTGATAAATTTAAAGGGGACAGCAAGTTGTATTCCTGGATGTACAGGATTGCCACTAATGAGGCCATAACTTTCCTGAACAATAAAGCAAAGAAACTCCAGGTTTCTTCAGAAGAATATCAAACCAGTCTTATAGAGAACATTGAAAGCGATGTATATTTTGAAGGCGATGAGATTCAATTGAAACTTCAGCGTGCTATTGCCCTGCTGCCGCAGAAACAACAGCAGGTTTTCAACATGAAATATTTCCAGGAGTTGAAATACCGGGAAATGGCAGATATTCTTGAAACCAGTGAAGGGGCCCTCAAAGCTTCCTATCACATAGCAGTTAAGAAAATTGAAGAATATTTAAAAGGCAGTTAA
- a CDS encoding WD40/YVTN/BNR-like repeat-containing protein, with protein sequence MKVIYYLLILVFIGCGSKEEKEERSTFSQVEIETILEDSVSVRAIEVMGNNLAFASNRGWFGFYNDATGEFKVNLQEQDTLVPEFRAVASTENDFFMLSVGNPALLYKTGDTGQMELVYREDNEKVFYDAMTFWNDNEGIAMGDPTDSCLSIIITRDGGKTWNKLNCDILPEVVEGEAAFAASNSNIAVLGNNAWILSGGMSSRIFFTADKGNTWEVFETPLKQGTSTTGGYSLDFYNNNKGIIVGGDYTQPDDNTGNIAVTEDGGKTWKLVSEGKGPGYLSSVRYVPGRGGNEIVGAGPNGISYSLDGGENWETLTTRGFHTIRFVTDSTAYAGGNNRIAKLKFK encoded by the coding sequence ATGAAAGTTATATACTATTTGTTGATCCTTGTTTTTATTGGGTGTGGTTCAAAAGAAGAGAAAGAGGAACGCAGCACTTTTTCTCAGGTAGAAATCGAAACTATCCTGGAGGATTCCGTGAGTGTTCGCGCTATAGAAGTAATGGGTAACAATCTTGCATTTGCCTCAAACAGGGGTTGGTTTGGATTTTATAATGATGCCACCGGTGAGTTTAAGGTCAACCTACAGGAGCAGGATACCTTGGTGCCTGAGTTCAGGGCTGTGGCCAGTACAGAAAATGACTTTTTTATGTTGAGCGTGGGAAATCCTGCCCTTCTATATAAAACCGGTGACACCGGCCAAATGGAACTGGTGTATCGTGAGGACAATGAAAAGGTATTTTATGATGCCATGACGTTTTGGAATGATAATGAAGGAATTGCCATGGGCGACCCTACAGATTCCTGCCTCTCCATAATAATAACAAGGGACGGCGGAAAAACCTGGAATAAACTTAATTGCGATATTCTGCCGGAAGTTGTTGAAGGAGAGGCAGCATTTGCCGCCAGTAATTCTAACATCGCAGTATTGGGTAATAATGCCTGGATCCTTTCAGGAGGGATGAGCTCCAGGATATTTTTTACGGCTGATAAAGGGAATACCTGGGAAGTTTTTGAAACTCCCTTAAAACAGGGCACATCTACGACCGGAGGATATAGCCTTGATTTTTATAATAACAACAAAGGAATTATAGTAGGAGGGGATTACACCCAGCCGGATGATAATACCGGTAATATTGCCGTTACTGAAGACGGGGGAAAAACCTGGAAACTGGTAAGCGAAGGTAAAGGCCCAGGTTATTTAAGCAGCGTACGCTATGTTCCCGGCCGTGGAGGGAATGAAATTGTAGGCGCTGGCCCAAATGGGATCTCATATTCCTTGGATGGAGGTGAAAATTGGGAAACCCTAACTACACGGGGATTTCACACCATAAGATTTGTTACAGATTCTACTGCCTATGCAGGAGGAAATAACAGAATTGCTAAACTGAAGTTCAAATAA
- a CDS encoding RsmB/NOP family class I SAM-dependent RNA methyltransferase, whose product MRLHRNLVFATIDALSEIFNEGKYADKTIEKVLKRDKRWGARDRSFIAETTYEIVRWKRLYTEIADVKAPYSRENLFRIFAVWATLRGVTLPDWKQIEPTPSRKIKGKFDELSKIRKYRESIPDWMDEMGVKELGEKTWEKEIHALNEQAPVILRVNTLKTTKDKLRSALKDEGIATEAIKGYPDALQLEERSNVFKTEAFKNGFFEVQDASSQMVARFLEVEPGMRVVDTCAGAGGKTLHLAALMENKGQIIATDIYENKLKELKRRAKRAGAHNIDPRAIESTKVVKKLYGTADRVLIDAPCSGLGVLSRNPDAKWKLQPEFIETIKKTQAEILDQYSRILKPGGKMVYATCSVLPSENQDQVEKFLAREAGSNFKLVKEEKILSSETGFDGFYMALLENTAK is encoded by the coding sequence ATGCGCTTACACAGGAATTTAGTATTTGCAACCATTGATGCTCTTTCAGAGATATTTAATGAAGGAAAATATGCCGACAAGACAATTGAAAAAGTCCTGAAACGGGATAAACGCTGGGGAGCGCGCGATCGTAGCTTTATTGCTGAAACCACTTATGAAATTGTGCGCTGGAAGCGTTTATATACTGAAATTGCCGATGTGAAAGCTCCCTACTCCAGGGAAAATCTTTTTCGAATTTTCGCGGTATGGGCCACTTTGCGTGGGGTAACCCTTCCGGACTGGAAGCAAATTGAACCTACTCCCAGCAGAAAGATCAAAGGAAAATTTGATGAGTTAAGCAAAATTAGAAAATACCGTGAATCTATCCCAGATTGGATGGATGAAATGGGTGTAAAGGAATTGGGTGAGAAAACCTGGGAAAAGGAGATCCACGCCTTGAATGAGCAGGCTCCTGTAATCCTTAGAGTAAATACACTTAAAACCACCAAAGATAAACTGCGAAGCGCCTTAAAGGATGAAGGAATAGCTACTGAAGCGATCAAAGGTTACCCCGATGCTTTACAACTTGAAGAAAGGTCCAATGTTTTCAAAACCGAAGCTTTTAAGAATGGATTTTTTGAAGTTCAGGATGCCTCTTCTCAAATGGTAGCTCGATTTCTGGAAGTAGAACCGGGAATGAGAGTAGTAGATACCTGTGCCGGTGCCGGTGGTAAAACTTTACACCTGGCTGCGCTTATGGAAAATAAAGGCCAGATAATCGCTACAGATATTTATGAGAATAAATTAAAAGAATTGAAACGCCGGGCAAAACGTGCCGGGGCTCATAATATTGATCCGCGTGCTATTGAGTCTACCAAGGTGGTTAAAAAACTGTATGGTACTGCAGACAGAGTGTTGATTGATGCACCTTGCAGCGGTCTGGGAGTTCTTAGCCGTAATCCGGATGCCAAATGGAAATTACAACCTGAATTCATAGAGACCATTAAGAAAACCCAGGCAGAGATCCTTGATCAATATTCCAGGATCCTGAAACCGGGAGGAAAAATGGTGTACGCAACCTGTTCGGTTTTACCTTCAGAAAATCAGGACCAGGTGGAGAAATTTTTGGCCAGGGAAGCCGGGAGCAATTTTAAACTGGTAAAAGAAGAGAAGATCCTCTCCTCTGAAACAGGATTTGATGGTTTTTATATGGCTTTACTTGAGAACACTGCAAAGTAA
- a CDS encoding lamin tail domain-containing protein has product MKHLKFLLLPVIGILLSCGSDDAMQPILQEEDFSTDLFFSEYVEGSSFNKALEIVNLTGRIVDLNAGGYSIRKQSNGTGEWMGELLLTGSLPHRNVYVIGNENAELSEIINNANILKTGAPMDFNGNDPIGLFKNGVLIDIIGNFNDPEDFGKDVTLIRKYDSTGPSEEFNPAGWETLEIDSVNNLGRY; this is encoded by the coding sequence ATGAAACACCTGAAATTTTTGCTTCTTCCGGTAATTGGTATCCTTCTGTCCTGCGGGAGTGATGATGCCATGCAACCCATACTTCAGGAAGAAGATTTTTCTACCGATTTATTTTTTTCAGAATATGTTGAGGGTTCCTCCTTTAACAAAGCGCTCGAGATCGTAAATCTTACCGGGAGAATAGTAGATCTCAATGCCGGGGGATATTCCATAAGAAAGCAATCAAATGGCACGGGAGAATGGATGGGCGAATTACTGCTTACAGGTTCTTTACCACACCGCAATGTATATGTGATTGGGAATGAAAACGCAGAACTTTCTGAAATTATTAATAATGCCAATATTCTTAAAACAGGTGCGCCAATGGATTTTAATGGTAATGATCCTATAGGTCTTTTCAAGAATGGGGTGCTTATAGATATTATAGGGAATTTCAACGATCCTGAAGATTTTGGGAAGGACGTAACCCTTATAAGAAAATATGATTCTACCGGGCCCTCTGAAGAATTCAATCCTGCGGGTTGGGAAACTCTTGAAATAGATTCGGTAAATAACCTAGGCCGGTATTAA
- the purL gene encoding phosphoribosylformylglycinamidine synthase, with product MILFFGTQSSKVYAVQTHASLSAKDISKLNWLFGNAQHLNKSALADFFIGPRAAMISPWSTNAVEITQTMGIKGIIRIEEFLKVDSKFHDFDPMLSQKFNGLDQEVFTVNAVPQAVLEIDDIDGFNKQEGLSLNAEEVQYLQDLSQKLERKLTDSEVFGFSQVNSEHCRHKIFNGSFVIDGLEKPSTLFKLIRKTSEVNPNEIVSAYKDNVAFIKGPRVEQFAPKRADVPEYYESKDFDSVISLKAETHNFPTTVEPFNGAATGSGGEIRDRLAGGKGSLPLAGTAVYMTSYSRLEKDRKWEEKVAEREWLYQTPMDILIKASNGASDFGNKFGQPLITGSVLTFEHKEHNRLMAFDKVIMLAGGIGYGKADQAIKEVPKKGDKIVVLGGDNYRIGMGGAAVSSADTGEFSTGIELNAVQRANPEMQKRAANAIRGMVERDDNPIISIHDHGAGGHLNCLSELVEDTGGNIDLDKLPVGDPTLSAKEIIGNESQERMGLLIAEKDMDILQRISDRERAPMYSVGQVTDDHNFIFQRKSNGEKPMDISLADMFGSSPKIVMKDKTVPREYEDVQYTQEKIKEYLDQVLQLEAVACKDWLTNKVDRCVTGRVAKQQTAGPLQLPLNNCGVMALDYNGKEGIATSLGHSPVSALVDPVAGSRNSIGEALSNIIWAPLEKGLKSISLSANWMWPSNNEGEDARLYEAVQGVSDFAIALGINVPTGKDSLSMKQKYKDGEVLSPGTVIISAAGHCDNITKVVEPVLQKDGGPIYYINLSNDTFKLGGSSFAQILNKVGKEVPTIKDDKKFATAFNAIQALIKQDLILAGHDVASGGLITTLLEMCFADVNLGANLDLTALNEKDAVKLLFNENCGIVFQAKDASVEEIFTENNIEFFKIGKATEGAQLKIKNGNENFEFDINELRDTWYKTSFLLDKKQSGTDLATQRYQNYSQQPLQFTFPKNFSGKLPVIDASKPRIKAAIIREKGSNSEREMARAMHLAGFDVKDVHMTDLISGRETLEGIKFIAAVGGFSNSDVLGSAKGWAGAFLYNEKAKAALDNFFKRDDTLSIGVCNGCQLFVELGLINPNHDQKPKMLHNKSKKFECTFTSVEIMENRSIMLGSLAGSKLGIWAAHGEGKFGLPYSKDQYNIVAEYGYDKYPANPNGSHFNTAMMVDDTGRHLVMMPHLERSTFQWNWAYYPKDRKDEVSPWMEAFVNARNWLEEQSA from the coding sequence ATGATCCTATTCTTCGGAACCCAATCCTCTAAGGTTTATGCAGTGCAAACGCACGCGTCACTTTCAGCAAAGGATATTTCAAAATTAAACTGGCTTTTTGGAAATGCTCAACACCTCAATAAATCTGCCCTGGCAGATTTTTTTATTGGGCCACGTGCTGCAATGATCTCCCCGTGGAGTACAAATGCTGTGGAGATTACCCAAACAATGGGAATAAAAGGCATTATACGCATTGAGGAATTCCTGAAAGTAGATTCAAAATTTCACGATTTTGACCCAATGCTGTCACAGAAATTCAATGGGCTGGACCAGGAAGTTTTTACTGTGAATGCTGTACCACAGGCCGTTTTAGAAATTGATGATATAGATGGTTTTAATAAACAGGAAGGACTTTCATTAAATGCAGAAGAAGTACAATACCTGCAGGACCTTTCCCAAAAACTGGAACGAAAACTTACAGACTCTGAAGTGTTTGGATTCTCCCAGGTGAATTCTGAACATTGCCGCCATAAGATCTTCAACGGTAGTTTTGTGATAGACGGGCTTGAGAAACCCTCCACCTTGTTTAAATTAATAAGAAAAACCTCAGAGGTTAATCCAAATGAGATAGTTTCAGCATATAAAGATAATGTGGCTTTTATAAAAGGGCCACGGGTAGAACAATTTGCTCCAAAAAGAGCAGATGTACCCGAATATTATGAGAGTAAGGATTTTGATTCGGTAATATCCCTGAAAGCCGAAACCCACAATTTCCCCACTACAGTAGAACCATTTAACGGGGCTGCTACAGGTAGTGGTGGAGAGATTCGGGACAGGCTTGCCGGTGGGAAAGGTTCGTTGCCCCTCGCAGGAACCGCAGTTTATATGACTTCTTATTCACGGCTTGAAAAAGACCGCAAATGGGAGGAAAAAGTAGCTGAAAGAGAATGGCTTTATCAAACTCCTATGGATATCTTGATAAAAGCTTCCAACGGCGCATCAGATTTTGGAAATAAATTTGGACAGCCCCTAATTACTGGTTCAGTACTCACTTTTGAACACAAAGAACACAACCGCCTTATGGCCTTTGATAAAGTGATCATGCTGGCCGGGGGGATTGGTTATGGCAAGGCAGATCAGGCAATCAAGGAAGTTCCAAAAAAAGGTGATAAGATCGTAGTTTTAGGTGGCGACAACTACCGTATAGGAATGGGTGGGGCCGCTGTTTCTTCTGCAGATACCGGAGAATTTAGTACAGGAATTGAATTAAACGCGGTGCAACGTGCCAACCCGGAAATGCAAAAAAGAGCCGCCAATGCTATTCGGGGGATGGTAGAGCGGGATGATAATCCTATAATTTCCATTCACGACCATGGTGCCGGAGGTCATTTAAACTGCCTGAGCGAACTTGTGGAAGATACCGGTGGAAATATTGATCTTGATAAATTACCCGTGGGTGACCCTACCCTATCAGCAAAAGAAATCATAGGGAACGAATCTCAGGAGCGAATGGGATTGTTGATCGCAGAGAAAGATATGGATATCCTGCAGCGCATCTCAGACAGAGAACGTGCTCCCATGTATAGTGTAGGGCAGGTAACAGATGATCACAACTTCATTTTTCAGCGTAAAAGCAATGGGGAAAAACCTATGGATATTTCCCTTGCAGATATGTTTGGAAGTTCTCCAAAAATTGTGATGAAAGATAAAACCGTTCCCCGGGAATATGAAGATGTACAATACACCCAGGAAAAAATAAAAGAATATTTGGACCAGGTCCTGCAACTGGAAGCAGTTGCCTGTAAAGACTGGCTTACCAATAAGGTTGACCGTTGTGTCACCGGTAGGGTTGCCAAACAACAAACAGCAGGCCCTCTGCAACTGCCATTGAACAATTGTGGAGTGATGGCCTTGGATTATAATGGAAAAGAGGGAATTGCAACTTCCCTTGGCCACTCCCCTGTGTCGGCCCTGGTAGATCCTGTAGCCGGGTCACGGAATTCCATTGGGGAAGCACTTTCCAATATTATATGGGCTCCGCTGGAAAAGGGACTGAAATCTATATCCCTTTCAGCAAACTGGATGTGGCCAAGCAATAACGAAGGAGAGGATGCAAGGCTTTATGAGGCTGTACAGGGAGTTTCAGATTTTGCAATTGCACTGGGAATAAACGTTCCAACCGGAAAGGATTCCCTGTCAATGAAGCAAAAATATAAGGACGGAGAAGTTTTATCACCGGGAACCGTGATAATATCTGCTGCAGGACATTGCGATAATATTACCAAAGTTGTGGAACCTGTGCTGCAAAAAGATGGCGGGCCAATTTACTATATCAATTTATCAAATGACACCTTTAAGCTTGGAGGCTCTTCGTTTGCACAGATTCTAAACAAGGTAGGAAAAGAAGTTCCTACTATAAAGGACGATAAAAAGTTTGCCACAGCCTTCAATGCCATTCAGGCGCTTATAAAACAGGATCTCATTCTTGCCGGCCATGATGTGGCTTCAGGAGGGTTGATAACCACCCTGCTGGAAATGTGTTTTGCAGATGTTAACCTGGGTGCAAATTTAGACCTGACTGCTCTTAATGAAAAAGATGCCGTAAAACTCTTATTCAATGAGAACTGCGGAATTGTTTTCCAGGCTAAAGACGCTTCCGTAGAAGAGATCTTTACAGAGAATAACATAGAATTCTTTAAAATTGGAAAGGCTACCGAAGGAGCGCAATTAAAAATCAAAAACGGAAATGAAAACTTTGAATTTGATATCAATGAATTAAGAGATACCTGGTACAAAACTTCTTTCTTACTTGATAAAAAACAAAGCGGAACAGACCTGGCAACACAGCGATACCAGAATTACAGTCAGCAACCTTTGCAATTTACTTTCCCTAAAAATTTCTCAGGAAAACTTCCTGTAATTGATGCTTCAAAACCCAGGATCAAAGCTGCAATTATTAGGGAAAAAGGATCTAACAGTGAGCGGGAAATGGCTCGGGCTATGCACCTGGCTGGTTTTGATGTAAAAGATGTGCATATGACAGATCTTATAAGCGGAAGAGAAACCCTGGAAGGCATAAAATTTATTGCCGCAGTTGGAGGTTTTTCCAACAGCGATGTCCTGGGAAGTGCCAAAGGCTGGGCAGGAGCTTTTCTATACAATGAAAAAGCAAAGGCAGCACTGGATAATTTCTTTAAAAGGGATGATACCCTGTCTATTGGCGTTTGTAACGGTTGCCAGCTATTTGTGGAACTGGGTCTTATAAATCCCAACCACGACCAGAAACCAAAAATGTTGCATAATAAATCCAAAAAATTTGAATGTACCTTCACCTCTGTGGAGATCATGGAAAACAGGTCCATAATGCTGGGGTCTCTGGCAGGAAGCAAACTTGGGATTTGGGCCGCTCATGGCGAAGGAAAGTTTGGACTACCCTATTCTAAGGATCAATATAATATTGTAGCCGAATATGGATATGACAAATATCCCGCAAATCCTAATGGTTCACATTTCAATACCGCAATGATGGTAGATGATACGGGAAGGCATTTGGTGATGATGCCCCACCTTGAGAGGTCTACTTTCCAATGGAACTGGGCATATTATCCAAAAGACAGGAAAGACGAGGTAAGCCCATGGATGGAAGCATTTGTGAATGCAAGAAATTGGCTGGAAGAACAATCAGCCTGA
- a CDS encoding AMP-dependent synthetase/ligase, which yields MIEIKRLFDFPYYQLENSPLEKALGTKYHGTWETLSTQKYIDKANTISRGLLRLGVKPNDKIAVISSSNRTEWNIMDIGVLQLGAQNVPIYPTISEEDYEYVLNHSEAIYCFVSDSEVLEKVRSIQHNTQLKEVYSFDVIEGCKNWKEVLQLGADESNQNEVETLKGQVKPEDLATLIYTSGTTGRPKGVMLSHNNIVSNVLASASRVPFEFGTYTALSFLPVCHIFERMIMYLYQYYSVSIYFAESIEKISDNLKEVQPHVITAVPRLLEKVYDKIIAKGTALGGVKQKLFYWAVELGLQYEPYGANGWWYETKLNIARKIIFSKWKEGLGGNIELIVSGSAALQPRLARVFAAAEIPVMEGYGLTETSPVIAVNDQRNKGFKIGTVGKVIDKVEVKIAEDGEILTKGPNLMMGYYKDEEKTREAINGDGWFHTGDIGEIDGEGFLKITDRKKEMFKTSGGKYVAPQLIENTMKQSRFIEQIMVIGEGEKMPAAFIQPNFEFVQEWAKRKNLNIGSTNKEIITNQEVIDRIQEEVDFYNTKFGHWEKVKKFELTPDVWSIEGEHLTPTMKLKRRNIKALYENLYNKIYER from the coding sequence ATGATCGAAATTAAAAGACTTTTTGATTTTCCATATTACCAACTTGAAAATTCCCCTTTGGAAAAAGCATTAGGTACCAAATATCATGGTACCTGGGAAACCCTATCTACCCAAAAATATATAGATAAAGCAAACACAATAAGCAGGGGCCTGCTTCGGCTTGGGGTTAAACCTAATGATAAGATCGCAGTGATCTCCTCCTCAAACAGGACAGAATGGAATATTATGGATATAGGCGTGCTACAGCTTGGTGCTCAAAATGTTCCCATCTATCCAACAATTTCTGAGGAAGATTATGAATATGTGCTTAATCATAGTGAGGCTATCTATTGTTTCGTTTCAGATAGTGAGGTGTTGGAAAAGGTAAGAAGTATTCAACATAATACACAACTCAAAGAAGTGTACAGTTTTGATGTGATTGAAGGTTGCAAGAATTGGAAAGAAGTCCTTCAGCTGGGTGCAGATGAGAGTAATCAAAATGAAGTTGAAACTTTAAAAGGCCAGGTAAAACCCGAGGATCTTGCCACACTCATTTACACGTCGGGTACCACCGGAAGACCTAAAGGTGTAATGCTTTCTCATAATAATATTGTAAGTAATGTATTGGCAAGCGCCAGCCGGGTGCCTTTTGAATTCGGTACCTATACCGCATTAAGTTTCCTGCCGGTTTGCCATATTTTTGAAAGAATGATCATGTACCTGTATCAATACTACAGCGTATCTATTTATTTTGCGGAATCTATTGAGAAGATAAGTGATAACCTAAAAGAAGTGCAACCACACGTGATTACAGCGGTACCAAGATTGCTGGAAAAAGTGTATGATAAGATCATTGCAAAAGGAACTGCCTTGGGCGGGGTCAAACAAAAATTGTTTTACTGGGCCGTGGAGCTTGGTTTGCAATATGAGCCATACGGTGCAAACGGGTGGTGGTATGAAACCAAGTTAAATATTGCCAGGAAAATTATTTTTTCTAAATGGAAAGAAGGCCTGGGTGGAAATATAGAATTAATAGTATCTGGTAGTGCTGCCCTGCAGCCAAGATTGGCCCGGGTTTTTGCAGCCGCCGAGATTCCGGTAATGGAAGGTTACGGCCTTACGGAAACTTCACCCGTAATTGCTGTGAATGATCAGCGTAACAAAGGTTTTAAAATTGGAACAGTAGGTAAGGTAATTGACAAAGTAGAGGTCAAAATAGCCGAGGATGGTGAAATTTTAACCAAGGGACCCAACTTAATGATGGGTTATTACAAAGATGAAGAGAAAACCAGGGAAGCAATAAATGGAGATGGCTGGTTCCATACAGGTGATATTGGAGAAATTGATGGAGAAGGATTCTTAAAGATCACCGACAGGAAAAAGGAAATGTTCAAAACCTCGGGAGGAAAATATGTTGCTCCACAGCTTATTGAGAATACTATGAAACAGTCACGTTTTATAGAACAAATCATGGTAATTGGAGAAGGTGAAAAAATGCCGGCAGCTTTTATTCAGCCAAATTTTGAATTCGTCCAGGAGTGGGCCAAACGCAAGAACCTGAACATTGGATCCACCAATAAAGAAATTATTACCAACCAGGAAGTTATAGACCGTATCCAGGAAGAGGTTGATTTTTATAACACTAAATTTGGACATTGGGAAAAGGTTAAAAAGTTTGAACTTACCCCCGATGTCTGGAGTATCGAAGGTGAGCACTTAACCCCTACTATGAAATTAAAGAGGCGAAATATTAAGGCGCTGTATGAAAACCTTTATAACAAAATTTACGAAAGGTAA